Proteins from one Erythrolamprus reginae isolate rEryReg1 chromosome 6, rEryReg1.hap1, whole genome shotgun sequence genomic window:
- the TMTC3 gene encoding protein O-mannosyl-transferase TMTC3 isoform X1, protein MAYVSPKEFALIFGIVATCYWNSLFCGFVFDDVSAILDNKDLHPSTPIKNLFLNDFWGTPMSEERSHKSYRPFTVFTFRLNYLFTELNAISYHFLNVIFHAIVCIIFLKVCKLFLDNKSSLVASLLFAVHPIHTEAVTGVVGRAELLSSIFFLAAFLSYTRSRGPENTIVWTPIAATVFLVAVATLCKEQGVTVVGICCVYEVFIAQGYTVPILWYTVLHILQGKGSIPYCMLQMLLKLIVLMFSTLLLVVIRVQVIQSQLPVFTRFDNPAAVSPSPVRQLTFNYLLPVNAWLLLNPSELCCDWTMGTIPLVESVLDVRNIATVSFFCFLGTLVVFSLRYPGDSSKTVLMALCLIVLPFIPASNLFFPVGFVVAERVLYVPSMGFCMLVAHGWKKLSTNSTLRKLSWICLSLVLFIHALKTLQRNWDWESEYTLFMSALKVNKNNAKLWNNVGHALENEKNFERALRFFIQATQVQPDDIGAHMNVGRTYKNLNRTREAEESYLVAKSLMPQIIPGKKYAARVAPNHLNVYINLANLIRANESRLEEADQLYRQAISMRPDFKQAYISRGELLLKMNKPLQAKEAYLRALELDQSNADLWYNLAIVYIELKDPSEALKNFNQALELNPSHKLALFNSALLMQESGEASLRPEARKRLLSYIKEESQDANGYFNLGMLAMDDKKDDEAEMWMKKAIKLLPGFRSALFNLALLYSQTAKELKALPVLEELLRYYPDHAKGLILKGDILMNQKKDIQGAKQCFEKILKMDPNNVQGKHNLCVVYFEERDLLKAEKCLVETLALAPHEEYIQRHLSIVRNKIASFRPGDSSVTHTEKVASVEEKKIPSEHLKEVKNEQKTPQTTNTNGSKEKRKSKKHGNKNSRDKETKKKSTKEIKEIEKKRVAALRRLEEIERILNGE, encoded by the exons ATGGCTTATGTTAGCCCAAAGGAATTTGCACTAATATTTGGAATAGTGGCCACTTGCTACTGGAACAGTCTCTTTTGTGGCTTTGTTTTTGATGATGTTTCTGCCATTTTGGACAATAAAGATTTGCATCCTTCAACTCCAATTAAGAATCTTTTTTTGAATGACTTCTGGGGTACACCCATGTCTGAG gAGAGAAGTCATAAGTCGTATCGACCCTTCACTGTCTTCACATTTCGCTTGAACTATCTTTTCACCGAATTAAATGCTATTTCTTACCACTTCCTGAATGTCATCTTTCATGCAATTGTTTGCATCATCTTCCTCAAAGTCTGTAAGCTTTTCTTAGACAACAAAAGCAGTTTGGTTGCATCTTTACTGTTCGCAGTGCATCCCATACATACTGAAGCC gtAACTGGTGTGGTGGGCAGAGCAGAACTTCTCTCCTCAATCTTTTTTCTAGCTGCTTTTCTGTCCTATACCAGATCCAGAGGGCCTGAAAACACTATAG TGTGGACTCCTATTGCAGCAACAGTTTTTTTGGTGGCTGTTGCTACATTATGTAAGGAACAAGGAGTAACCGTGGTGGGGATATGTTGTGTCTATGAAGTATTTATTGCTCAAGGG TATACTGTGCCAATTCTTTGGTATACAGTGTTACACATTCTTCAAGGCAAAGGCAGCATTCCCTACTGTATGCTTCAAATGCTATTGAAACTAATTGTTCTGATGTTCAGTACCCTACTACTTGTTGTGATCAGAGTTCAAGTTATTCAATCCCAGTTACCGGTGTTTACAAG GTTTGATAACCCAGCTGCCGTGAGTCCATCTCCTGTGAGGCAGTTGACTTTCAATTACCTTCTTCCAGTAAATGCTTGGCTGCTTCTAAACCCTTCTGAATTGTGTTGTGACTGGACAATGGGCACTATCCCTTTGGTAGAATCCGTACTAGATGTAAGAAATATTGCCACTGTCAGCTTCTTCTGCTTTTTGGGCACTTTGGTGGTCTTCAGTCTCCGGTATCCTGGAGATTCCTCCAAGACTGTATTAATG GCACTTTGTTTAATAGTTTTGCCATTTATCCCGGCgtcgaatctttttttccctgttgGCTTCGTAGTAGCAGAACGAGTGTTATATGTTCCCAGCATGGGATTCTGCATGCTAGTTGCCCATGGGTGGAAAAAGCTGTCAACTAACAG TACCCTGAGAAAACTATCATGGATTTGTTTGTCTTTGGTTTTGTTCATTCATGCTTTAAAAACTTTGCAGAGGAACTGGGATTGGGAATCGGAATATACATTGTTTATGTCTGCTTTAAAG GTAAATAAGAACAATGCCAAACTCTGGAATAATGTGGGTCATGCTTTAGAAAATGAAAAGAACTTTGAAAGAGCATTGAGATTCTTCATACAGGCCACCCAAGTGCAGCCAG ATGATATTGGTGCCCATATGAATGTAGGAAGAACTTACAAAAATTTAAACAGAACCAGAGAAGCAGAAGAATCCTATTTAGTTGCAAAATCATTGATGCCACAG ATTATTCCAGGTAAAAAATACGCTGCACGAGTCGCTCCTAACCATCTGAATGTTTACATAAACCTTGCAAACCTGATCCGGGCAAATGAGTCTCGCCTTGAAGAAGCAGACCAATTGTATCGTCAAGCCATTAGCATGAGGCCAGATTTCAAGCAGGCCTATATTAGCAG GGGTGAATTGCTTCTAAAGATGAATAAACCTCTGCAAGCTAAGGAAGCTTACTTAAGGGCTCTTGAATTGGATCAAAGCAATGCAGACCTATGGTACAATTTGGCAATTGTTTACATTGAACTGAAAGATCCCTCTGAAGCTCTGAAGAACTTCAATCAGGCATTAGAACTGAATCCTAGTCACAAACTAGCCTTGTTTAATTCTGCACTATTGATGCAAGAATCTG GTGAGGCCAGCCTTAGGCCTGAAGCTAGAAAAAGACTTCTAAGTTATATAAAAGAGGAATCTCAAGATGCTAATGGTTATTTTAACTTAGGCATGCTTGCAATGGATGATAAAAAAGATGATGAAGCTGAGATGTGGATGAAAAAAGCCATAAAACTACTTCCGGGCTTCCGCAGTGCTTTGTTCAACTTGGCCTTGCTTTACTCTCAGACTGCAAAAGAGCTGAAAGCTTTACCCGTGCTGGAAGAGTTGCTGAGGTACTACCCAGACCATGCCAAAGGTTTGATTTTAAAGGGAGACATTTTGATGAACCAAAAGAAAGATATACAGGGAGCAAAACAATGTTTTGAGAAAATTCTGAAAATGGATCCAAACAATGTGCAAGGAAAACACAACCTTTGTGTGGTTTACTTTGAAGAACGagatttattaaaggcagaaaaATGCTTGGTGGAAACACTGGCATTAGCCCCACATGAGGAATACATCCAACGCCATTTAAGCATTGTCCGAAATAAAATTGCTTCCTTCAGACCAGGGGATTCAAGTGTGACTCATACAGAAAAAGTAGCAtctgtggaagaaaaaaaaattccgtCTGAACATTTAAAAGAGGTAAAAAATGAGCAAAAAACCCCTCAGACTACAAACACTAATGGCAGCAAGGAGAAGAGGAAATCCAAAAAACATGGAAATAAAAACTCTAGAGACAAAGAGACAAAAAAGAAAtcgacaaaagaaataaaagagatagagaaaaaaagagTTGCTGCACTGAGAAGACTGGAAGAGATTGAACGTATATTAAATGGTGAATAA
- the TMTC3 gene encoding protein O-mannosyl-transferase TMTC3 isoform X2, translating to MAYVSPKEFALIFGIVATCYWNSLFCGFVFDDVSAILDNKDLHPSTPIKNLFLNDFWGTPMSEERSHKSYRPFTVFTFRLNYLFTELNAISYHFLNVIFHAIVCIIFLKVCKLFLDNKSSLVASLLFAVHPIHTEAVTGVVGRAELLSSIFFLAAFLSYTRSRGPENTIVWTPIAATVFLVAVATLCKEQGVTVVGICCVYEVFIAQGYTVPILWYTVLHILQGKGSIPYCMLQMLLKLIVLMFSTLLLVVIRVQVIQSQLPVFTRFDNPAAVSPSPVRQLTFNYLLPVNAWLLLNPSELCCDWTMGTIPLVESVLDVRNIATVSFFCFLGTLVVFSLRYPGDSSKTVLMALCLIVLPFIPASNLFFPVGFVVAERVLYVPSMGFCMLVAHGWKKLSTNSTLRKLSWICLSLVLFIHALKTLQRNWDWESEYTLFMSALKVNKNNAKLWNNVGHALENEKNFERALRFFIQATQVQPDDIGAHMNVGRTYKNLNRTREAEESYLVAKSLMPQIIPGKKYAARVAPNHLNVYINLANLIRANESRLEEADQLYRQAISMRPDFKQAYISRGELLLKMNKPLQAKEAYLRALELDQSNADLWYNLAIVYIELKDPSEALKNFNQALELNPSHKLALFNSALLMQESVVKILNRHLGDAASRPYFVMENH from the exons ATGGCTTATGTTAGCCCAAAGGAATTTGCACTAATATTTGGAATAGTGGCCACTTGCTACTGGAACAGTCTCTTTTGTGGCTTTGTTTTTGATGATGTTTCTGCCATTTTGGACAATAAAGATTTGCATCCTTCAACTCCAATTAAGAATCTTTTTTTGAATGACTTCTGGGGTACACCCATGTCTGAG gAGAGAAGTCATAAGTCGTATCGACCCTTCACTGTCTTCACATTTCGCTTGAACTATCTTTTCACCGAATTAAATGCTATTTCTTACCACTTCCTGAATGTCATCTTTCATGCAATTGTTTGCATCATCTTCCTCAAAGTCTGTAAGCTTTTCTTAGACAACAAAAGCAGTTTGGTTGCATCTTTACTGTTCGCAGTGCATCCCATACATACTGAAGCC gtAACTGGTGTGGTGGGCAGAGCAGAACTTCTCTCCTCAATCTTTTTTCTAGCTGCTTTTCTGTCCTATACCAGATCCAGAGGGCCTGAAAACACTATAG TGTGGACTCCTATTGCAGCAACAGTTTTTTTGGTGGCTGTTGCTACATTATGTAAGGAACAAGGAGTAACCGTGGTGGGGATATGTTGTGTCTATGAAGTATTTATTGCTCAAGGG TATACTGTGCCAATTCTTTGGTATACAGTGTTACACATTCTTCAAGGCAAAGGCAGCATTCCCTACTGTATGCTTCAAATGCTATTGAAACTAATTGTTCTGATGTTCAGTACCCTACTACTTGTTGTGATCAGAGTTCAAGTTATTCAATCCCAGTTACCGGTGTTTACAAG GTTTGATAACCCAGCTGCCGTGAGTCCATCTCCTGTGAGGCAGTTGACTTTCAATTACCTTCTTCCAGTAAATGCTTGGCTGCTTCTAAACCCTTCTGAATTGTGTTGTGACTGGACAATGGGCACTATCCCTTTGGTAGAATCCGTACTAGATGTAAGAAATATTGCCACTGTCAGCTTCTTCTGCTTTTTGGGCACTTTGGTGGTCTTCAGTCTCCGGTATCCTGGAGATTCCTCCAAGACTGTATTAATG GCACTTTGTTTAATAGTTTTGCCATTTATCCCGGCgtcgaatctttttttccctgttgGCTTCGTAGTAGCAGAACGAGTGTTATATGTTCCCAGCATGGGATTCTGCATGCTAGTTGCCCATGGGTGGAAAAAGCTGTCAACTAACAG TACCCTGAGAAAACTATCATGGATTTGTTTGTCTTTGGTTTTGTTCATTCATGCTTTAAAAACTTTGCAGAGGAACTGGGATTGGGAATCGGAATATACATTGTTTATGTCTGCTTTAAAG GTAAATAAGAACAATGCCAAACTCTGGAATAATGTGGGTCATGCTTTAGAAAATGAAAAGAACTTTGAAAGAGCATTGAGATTCTTCATACAGGCCACCCAAGTGCAGCCAG ATGATATTGGTGCCCATATGAATGTAGGAAGAACTTACAAAAATTTAAACAGAACCAGAGAAGCAGAAGAATCCTATTTAGTTGCAAAATCATTGATGCCACAG ATTATTCCAGGTAAAAAATACGCTGCACGAGTCGCTCCTAACCATCTGAATGTTTACATAAACCTTGCAAACCTGATCCGGGCAAATGAGTCTCGCCTTGAAGAAGCAGACCAATTGTATCGTCAAGCCATTAGCATGAGGCCAGATTTCAAGCAGGCCTATATTAGCAG GGGTGAATTGCTTCTAAAGATGAATAAACCTCTGCAAGCTAAGGAAGCTTACTTAAGGGCTCTTGAATTGGATCAAAGCAATGCAGACCTATGGTACAATTTGGCAATTGTTTACATTGAACTGAAAGATCCCTCTGAAGCTCTGAAGAACTTCAATCAGGCATTAGAACTGAATCCTAGTCACAAACTAGCCTTGTTTAATTCTGCACTATTGATGCAAGAATCTG tggttaagataCTGAATAGACATCTAGGAGATGCAGCTTCAAGGCCATATTTTGTCATGGAAAATCACTGA